One Micromonospora sp. WMMD1120 genomic region harbors:
- a CDS encoding DUF5713 family protein: MSLTNQQVTAYAFLQELHEDEYFPDHVVDKGRAILLRLCEQIEAEQLKDLVLQPGIVITVQ; encoded by the coding sequence GTGTCGCTCACGAACCAGCAGGTGACGGCGTACGCCTTCCTGCAGGAGTTGCACGAGGACGAGTACTTCCCGGACCACGTCGTCGACAAGGGCCGAGCGATCCTGCTGCGGTTGTGCGAGCAGATCGAGGCGGAGCAGCTGAAGGACCTAGTACTCCAGCCGGGGATCGTGATCACGGTTCAGTGA
- a CDS encoding NUDIX domain-containing protein, with product MVKPQGSPTAVLVAVDLVILTLREARLHALLIQRGIEPHSGRLALPGGFLKHPEEDLLDAAHRKLAEEASLGSEHPHLELLSVYGTPGRDPRGRVLSVAYLAIAPRLPEPTAGKNATQAYWVPVEEALSDHVRLAFDHRQILLDGVERARDKLERTALATAFCGSTFTISDLQEVYEAVWGVQLDPRNFYRKVQSVPGFIVPAGPIRKAESGRPARLFRPGPQVVLRPPMTRPNPTDKEPT from the coding sequence ATGGTTAAGCCTCAGGGCAGCCCAACGGCTGTGCTCGTCGCGGTGGATCTCGTCATCCTCACGCTGCGGGAAGCCCGCCTCCACGCGCTATTGATTCAGCGGGGCATCGAGCCGCACTCCGGTCGTCTTGCTCTCCCTGGTGGATTCCTGAAGCACCCCGAGGAAGACCTCCTCGACGCAGCCCATCGCAAGTTGGCGGAGGAGGCAAGCCTCGGCTCGGAGCACCCACACCTCGAACTTCTCAGCGTGTACGGCACTCCGGGCCGGGATCCGAGAGGGCGTGTGCTGTCCGTCGCCTACCTGGCCATCGCGCCCCGGCTGCCGGAACCGACTGCGGGTAAGAACGCTACCCAGGCTTACTGGGTGCCAGTCGAGGAGGCGCTCTCCGACCACGTACGGCTCGCCTTCGACCACCGTCAGATCCTCCTCGACGGTGTGGAGCGGGCCCGCGACAAGTTGGAGCGGACCGCACTCGCCACCGCCTTCTGCGGGTCGACGTTCACGATCTCCGACCTGCAGGAGGTCTATGAGGCGGTGTGGGGAGTACAGCTCGATCCCCGGAATTTCTATCGGAAGGTTCAGAGCGTCCCCGGCTTCATCGTCCCGGCCGGACCTATTCGGAAGGCCGAGAGCGGGCGCCCCGCGCGGCTGTTCCGCCCTGGACCGCAGGTGGTGTTGAGGCCGCCAATGACCAGGCCCAACCCGACAGACAAGGAGCCGACGTGA